In Capsicum annuum cultivar UCD-10X-F1 chromosome 7, UCD10Xv1.1, whole genome shotgun sequence, one genomic interval encodes:
- the LOC107876600 gene encoding uncharacterized protein LOC107876600 produces the protein MKILMSNKRLVDGETIEVTYTYSAIVSNAMEEKKKDPCAFTIPCTTRIHKFDKTLYDLGTSINLMLYVLYKNLGMGASTSTTMRLLMTDRSIKKSVGVLYDVLVKVYRFILPMNFVVLDYEIDHVMAIILGRPILEIKRVLVDMDHGEMTFWVHSDGVSFRVCKAKKIPSGLQVVSVIDVVDKEEDFRSSQLKFPT, from the coding sequence ATGAAGATATTGATGTCAAATAAGAGGCTTGTAGATGGTGAGACCATTGAAGTGACCTACACCTATAGTGCCATCGTGTCAAATGCcatggaagagaaaaagaaagacccGTGTGCTTTTACCATCCCTTGCACCACTAGGATCCACAAATTTGACAAGACATTATATGATCTTGGCactagcataaatttgatgctaTATGTGTTGTATAAAAATCTTGGGATGGGTGCTTCTACATCCACCACCATGAGATTATTGATGACAGATCGCTCGATTAAGAAATCAGTTGGAGTGttatatgatgtattggtaaaagtTTATAGATTTATTCTCCCGATGAACTTTGTTGTCCTTGATTATGAAATAGACCACGTAATGGCCATAATCCTTGGGAGACCTATCTTGGAAATCAAAAGGGTGCTAGTTGATATGGATCATGGAGAAATGACATTTTGGGTGCATAGTGATGGAGTCTCATTTCGAGTATGCAAAGCTAAAAAGATACCAAGTGGGTTACAAGTGGTCTcggttattgatgttgttgataaAGAAGAGGATTTTAGGTCATCTCAGCTCAAATTCccaacttga